One region of Triticum aestivum cultivar Chinese Spring chromosome 6B, IWGSC CS RefSeq v2.1, whole genome shotgun sequence genomic DNA includes:
- the LOC123136485 gene encoding biotin--protein ligase 2: MPFPTRLPPPATAAAATAAAVLAAVALRRYLSSRSRAAASAHSTSGGAPAATTFLVLSGKSPQDQQLLASAAGDLSLAEECGGELAVSLALDASGDAGFDAAAYMGALQARRFGRWMLWSPRMASTHDIVTQNFAKLPVGVVCATDVQFKGRGRSKNVWESPPGCLMFSFTSQMSDARKLPLMQYVVCLAMTEAIKDLCCAKGLPELDVRIKWPNDLYLKGLKVGGILCTSSYEPKVYNICTGIGLNVDNEKPTTCLNAALQELKANSPRLKREDILASFFNKFEVLFDIFSNQGFQALEEQYYNSWLHSGQRVVVQDAHEGQSVNSVVTIKGLTPSGYLYAVGEDGKSYELHPDGNSFDFFTGLVRRKIDA; this comes from the exons ATGCCGTTCCCcacgcgcctcccgccgccggccaccgcggcGGCCGCTACCGCCGCGGCCGTGCTCGCGGCTGTCGCACTCCGCCGGTACCTCTCCTCCCGCTCCCGCGCAGCCGCGTCCGCTCATAGCACCAGCGGCGGAGCCCCAGCCGCCACCACGTTCCTCGTGCTCTCCGGCAAGTCCCCCCAGGACCAGCAgctcctcgcctccgccgccggcgaTCTCTCTCTGGCGGAGGAGTGCGGGGGCGAgctcgccgtctccctcgcgcTCGACGCCAGCGGGGACGCGGGCTTCGACGCGGCCGCCTACATGGGCGCGCTCCAGGCGCGGCGCTTCGGGAGGTGGATGCTTTGGTCGCCGCGGATGGCATCCACGCACGATATCGTGACGCA GAACTTCGCCAAACTTCCGGTGGGCGTCGTGTGCGCCACAGACGTGCAGTTCAAAGGCAGAG GAAGATCAAAGAATGTGTGGGAATCACCTCCAGGTTGTCTCATGTTCTCGTTTACATCACAGATGAGTGATGCCCGCAAGCTTCCCCTTATGCAATATGTCGTTTGCCTTGCCATGACCGAAGCCATCAAAGATTTGTGTTGTGCTAAG GGACTTCCAGAGCTAGATGTAAGGATAAAGTGGCCTAATGATCTATATCTGAAGGGGTTAAAAGTTGGTGGCATTCTTTGTACCTCATCATATGAGCCGAAAGTCTACAATATTTGCACTG GTATTGGTTTAAATGTCGACAATGAAAAGCCTACTACATGTTTGAATGCTGCACTCCAAGAACTAAAGGCTAATTCACCAAGACTTAAACGAGAAGACATACTAGCATCATTCTTCAACAAATTTGAAGTTCTTTTTGATATTTTCTCAAATCAAG GATTTCAGGCCCTCGAGGAGCAATACTACAACTCATGGCTTCACAG TGGCCAAAGAGTCGTCGTACAGGATGCGCATGAAGGCCAGTCTGTGAACAGTGTGGTCACGATTAAG GGGCTAACACCAAGTGGCTACTTATATGCTGTTGGTGAGGACGGCAAGAGCTATGAGCTGCACCCTGATGGTAACAG CTTTGATTTCTTCACAGGATTGGTGAGGAGAAAGATAGATGCATAG
- the LOC123133914 gene encoding pectate lyase-like — protein MAILLFFIFTSILSISYSSPLPVNASGNISVRRQRTPEQCGTGNQVDDCWRCDPGWADNRQRLADCVIGFGRNAIGGKGGRTYVVTDPGDEDPANPAPGTLRYGLVQDEPLWIIFACNMTIRPQREFVVSSHKTVDGRGASVVVGEGGACFTVRNQSNVIIHGITIRGCRPAPKSAKTGHLSDGDGVSIFGARDVWVDHCTLEDCADGLVDVIAASTGVTVSNCLLTNHNKAMLLGHNDAYEDDRAMRVTVAFNRFGPGLVQRMPRCRFGVFHVVNNDYVNWGKYAIGGSASPTILSRGNRFCAGKEKEVTKRDGDPPKSEWQKWNWISDGDLMFNGAFFTASGRPGAEVKAPSFAKSASFVAPMTASAGALSCSKGSLC, from the exons ATGGCCATTCTCCTCTTCTTTATTTTCacatccattttatccatttcCTACTCTTCGCCATTGCCGGTCAATGCCTCCGGTAACATATCAGTGCGCCGACAACGAACGCCTGAGCAATGCGGCACAGGCAACCAGGTCGACGACTGCTGGCGATGCGACCCCGGCTGGGCCGATAACCGGCAGCGGCTCGCCGACTGCGTCATCGGGTTCGGCCGCAACGCCATCGGCGGCAAGGGCGGCAGGACATACGTCGTGACGGACCCCGGCGACGAGGACCCGGCCAACCCCGCCCCCGGCACGCTCCGCTACGGCCTCGTCCAGGACGAGCCCCTCTGGATCATCTTCGCCTGCAACATGACGATCCGTCCCCAGCGGGAGTTCGTCGTGAGCTCGCACAAGACGGTGGACGGCCGCGGCGCCAGCGTCGTCGTCGGCGAGGGCGGCGCGTGCTTCACGGTGCGCAACCAGAGCAACGTGATCATCCACGGCATCACCATCCGCGGCTGCAGGCCGGCGCCCAAGTCGGCCAAGACGGGCCACCTGTCGGACGGCGACGGCGTCAGCATATTCGGCGCGAGGGACGTGTGGGTGGACCACTGCACGCTGGAGGACTGCGCCGACGGCCTCGTCGACGTGATCGCCGCCTCCACCGGCGTGACCGTCTCCAACTGCCTCCTGACCAACCACAACAAGGCCATGCTCCTCGGCCACAACGACGCCTACGAGGACGACAGGGCCATGCGGGTCACCGTCGCCTTCAATCGCTTCGGGCCGGGCCTCGTGCAGAGGATGCCGAG GTGCCGGTTCGGGGTGTTCCACGTCGTCAACAACGACTACGTAAACTGGGGGAAATACGCCATCGGTGGCAGTGCGTCGCCGACCATACTTAGCCGAGGCAACAGGTTCTGTGCTGGCAAGGAAAAAGAG GTGACGAAGCGCGACGGCGACCCGCCGAAGAGCGAGTGGCAGAAGTGGAACTGGATATCCGACGGCGACCTGATGTTCAACGGCGCGTTCTTCACGGCGTCCGGCAGACCGGGGGCTGAGGTTAAAGCCCCCAGTTTTGCCAAGTCCGCCTCTTTCGTGGCGCCGATGACGGCCTCCGCAGGCGCTCTCTCGTGCAGCAAGGGTTCTCTGTGCTGA